Genomic DNA from Candidatus Margulisiibacteriota bacterium:
TATACAGGATGATGAGTACAGAGCGTTGCTTGGTACAACAGAACTTTTTAAAGTACGCAAGGAAGATGGTATTTTTTATAATATGGATTCAAAGAAGCTATTATATCAGTGGGTTAATAATGTACGTGTGGCCCTGGGCGCTACGTTATTGGAAGAACCCAAATTTTTAGTAGAAGAAAAAGAAGCTCCGCCCGAGACAAAAAATGCTAATGCACCAGTAGCTAAAACAATAACGGAACAACCCAAAATTGTTGAAGCAAAAAAGCCGGTAGCGCCTGAAAAGCAACCGGAAATTCAGCAGAAAACCGAGATAACAAAGAATGAAGAAACAGAAGCTGCCAAAAAAGAGGAATATATTAAGAAGCTGAAAGCTGTAGCCGCGGTTTGTGAAAAAATGGATCTGGAAGCTTTAATTCAGGTTTTTGATAAAATGAATAAAAAGGAAGCTGAGGAAATACTGCTCAAGCTCAGTAATAAAAAATTAACCAAATTATTCACTGGCTTGCCTCCGCAGCAGGTAGCTATCTATCAGCGAGAACTAACCAGCGGGAAATTAACCGAAGAGCCTGAAAAGAACTTCAAACAACTTGTTCCGGTCTGGGAAAAATTACCACCAGAAGAGACTTTGGCTATATTCGCCTTTTTGAAAGATGATGAAAAAAGGAAAATTATGGGTAGCCTGACCGTGAAGAAAAAGTCGCGTCTTTTGTCTACAATGCAAACAGATGATGCCACAAAATTTTTGAAAGAATTAAAGAAGTAGACTATTTGCTTTTTTGCAATTCAACCAGTTTTTCTTCTTCTTCTGCAACCATATGCGCCACATGCTTTTTTAAAAAGTCCAGTGCGTAAAAATTTTCTTGGATGACGCTGTAAAACTCTATCAGGAACATTTTTTCAAAAGTCACTTTTTGTTCGTTGGCAGCAGTCAGCAGATAATTATAAAAATCTTTAATACTTTCCATTTCGTTCAAATAGGAGAGACATTGAAATTGGGCCAGCTCTTCCCTGAACTCTTTAAAATTTTTATATTTTAACCCTTTGGTTATAAGGGCCAGAAGTTTGTCTTTGTTGCTGGCTGTCGGCCTGAGTTTCGGAAAGAATATAACCAGTTGATTTAAGCGGTAACAAATGGTGGCCAGCAGGTCAAACGGCCCTTTATTTTTTTTCCTTACACAAGCCCTGGCAACATCCATAAAGCTTTCGGGCTGATTCAGATAATCAAGTTCCTCTTCTTTTTGCGTCATTATAGGTTTGTTATTCCCTTATAAGATTTGTTTAAAACATGAAATATTTATTTTTGGGATACGATAAATTTAATGAAGGATAATGTTTAGGGGATACTATGCATAAAAAGATAATAAGTACCGGAATAACCGGCAAACCTCATAAAAGTACGAACAAGATTCATGCTACGGCAATATCTCCGGGTCTTGTTTTTGCTGACAAAAAAGATATTTTTTATTATCAGGTCCTGAGTATTCAGGACATTAAATTGCCGGAACATTTAATAAATGCCGATTTGGGTAAACGAGACGATAAGTGGGTTGAGAAGCAAATACAACTTTTTTGTAAAGCCGCGGCTGCTATTAAGGAAAAAGCCAACAGGTGCCCAACCCAGATAGGACATATCAAGCAAACTTTATCTGATCCGGGATATATTTATATAACCGAAGAAAGAGTTCGCAAGAAGCTGGAAGAAGAAAGGAAGTCTTTACCTGAGGTAATCAAAGAATTAACTATAGATTATTTGAATGAAATAAAAGACCTTCTGGAATTTCAGCCATACATGAAAGAAGGTTATTATGACGCGGAAGCTTTGGGTTTAAGTCTGCTGGAAGAATTGGGGGTAAATCTTTTTCAAAATTTTATGCAGTTGAATCTGAAAAAAGGCCAAAGACCTGTTCTTATTGTGAATCGTTTGTCTCATGATATGTGTTATTTGATACAAAATAACATTTCAGCAGTTATTGCTAAGGAAAATTCAGGATCAGGACATCCTGCGATTATGGTTAAAGCCATGGGCATCCCTATGATTACGGGCGTGGACATAGAAGACTTGAAAAATGTTGAGAATGTTTTTGTTGATGCGAATGCAGGGAATGTCCATTATAATCTGGAACCAAAAAAAGTGGATATGGTACTGGCTGAGATAGAAAAGTTCAATATTGATAAGGCTAGAAGTTTGCACGTTATGTATAAGGAATCAAAATTTCTGGACGGAATTCCTTTTCAACTGGCTGCGACCATAAATTTAATGCAGGAACTCAGTTATATGCAGGTTACCCTGGCTGATGGCATAGGACTGGTGCGCACCGAAAAAATATTAGCCTCAATCAAACAACTGCCGACTTTTTTACAGCAGAAAGAAATATACAGAAAAATTATCGATGCTTTCCCTGAAGCTATGGTTCGGATTTTTGATGTGGCCGACGACAAACCTTCGGAATATATAAAAGGAAGCGGAAGAGGTATTGATATCATCCGTCAGAATGAAGCTTTTTACATAAATCAACTGGCCGCAATGATCAGCTCCGGGGTAAAAAACATACTGATACCTATGGTAAGGGACGAAAGGGATATCCGTTATATCTACAGGATAATAAAACAGGCCGCCAAGGAATTGGATAGTGAAAATGAAAAGGAAATATTTAACAAACTAGAGAGTATTAAAATTCATGTAATGCTCGAAACCTTTAAGGGGACATATAATCTTAAAAAAATAATAAACGAATTAAAACAGCAGATGGCTGTTTTGCATAATACCAGACCGGACTCAGCTGAAGTTCAGAAGTTAATGAGCGAAACATGCATAAGTATCGGCTGGAACGATTTCAGTAATAATGTATGTTCCGAAACAAGATATGTCCATGATAAAAAGCAGGCTAAATTTAATTTTTTGAAGTATTTATTGATAAAAGATCTTTTTAAACTTATTAAGGATGAAGGTTTAAAAACGAGTATTTGCGGAGAAATACAACCGCTACGCGAAGCAGCTTATATGTTATTCGGACTTGGTGCTGATAAGATCAGTGTATCTTCAGCGGAAATAGTAGACCTAAAAGAGGGCATGACCTTAATGAACAGTCAAAAATTTCCGGAATTTTTTGACCTCCTGCAGGAAATGGAGCCTGTTAAAGAGTTGCTGGAATTTATAAATTTATCTTTGGGTTTTGTAGATGGTAAGTCATTTATAATACCAGGAATTACCGAACAAAAAGCTGAAAAATTAATAGAATATTTGGGCAGGAAAGGTGTACTGAAAAAGAATAGAATACAACATATAAGTGATGAAAAACTTGATAGTATCAAAACGTATCTGGATGAGAAGTATCCTGAGCAAAAGGAATATATCCTTATGGTCTTGAGCTTGGCTTGCGGCAATCCTTACCTGAACTTTTTTTTCAGATTAAGCAAAGGTTTGATTAATTCTGAAAAATTTCAAATACTGCTTAGCGGCGCCGGCGAATCTATATCGGATTTATTCAGAAACAGGTTCGACTATTTATCTACGCCTTAATTATAACAAGCAAAATAGTTATAAATAAATTTCGCTAAATGTTATATAATTCTTCTAATGGACAAAGAATTACGCTATAAAATTCGCGAGCTGGCCAAGCATATAAAGAGTTATAACAAGTACTTTGATCTGGATAAATTTTTCGCGGCCTTTGAATTCGCTCTGGAGGCCCATAAGGGGCAGAAACGTAAATCAGGGGAAGATTACATCTGGCATCCGGTAAATGTTACCGAGATACTGGCTGACTATGAAGCCGATGAAAAAACAATAATTGCCGCTCTTTTGCATGATACGGTTGAAGATACCAATATTACTTTTCAGGACATTGAAGCAGACTTCGGTGAAGATATTGCCAAAATTGTTGACGGGGTTACAAAGCTGGGCAGGATAAACTTCAGCAGCGCCGAAGACGCCAAAGTAGAAAATTTTCGTAAAATGTTTCTGGCCATGGCCAAAGATATTCGCATTATCATCATTAAACTGGCAGACCGTTTGCATAATATGCGAACACTGAAATTTTTAGACGAAGAGAAACGCAAACTCATTGCCAAAGAAACGCTGGACGTTTATGCTCCGCTTTCACACAGACTGGGCATGTCTAATATTAAATGGGAGCTTGAAGACCTCTGTTTCCGTTATCTGCACGAACAGGATTATC
This window encodes:
- a CDS encoding aldolase/citrate lyase family protein; this translates as MHKKIISTGITGKPHKSTNKIHATAISPGLVFADKKDIFYYQVLSIQDIKLPEHLINADLGKRDDKWVEKQIQLFCKAAAAIKEKANRCPTQIGHIKQTLSDPGYIYITEERVRKKLEEERKSLPEVIKELTIDYLNEIKDLLEFQPYMKEGYYDAEALGLSLLEELGVNLFQNFMQLNLKKGQRPVLIVNRLSHDMCYLIQNNISAVIAKENSGSGHPAIMVKAMGIPMITGVDIEDLKNVENVFVDANAGNVHYNLEPKKVDMVLAEIEKFNIDKARSLHVMYKESKFLDGIPFQLAATINLMQELSYMQVTLADGIGLVRTEKILASIKQLPTFLQQKEIYRKIIDAFPEAMVRIFDVADDKPSEYIKGSGRGIDIIRQNEAFYINQLAAMISSGVKNILIPMVRDERDIRYIYRIIKQAAKELDSENEKEIFNKLESIKIHVMLETFKGTYNLKKIINELKQQMAVLHNTRPDSAEVQKLMSETCISIGWNDFSNNVCSETRYVHDKKQAKFNFLKYLLIKDLFKLIKDEGLKTSICGEIQPLREAAYMLFGLGADKISVSSAEIVDLKEGMTLMNSQKFPEFFDLLQEMEPVKELLEFINLSLGFVDGKSFIIPGITEQKAEKLIEYLGRKGVLKKNRIQHISDEKLDSIKTYLDEKYPEQKEYILMVLSLACGNPYLNFFFRLSKGLINSEKFQILLSGAGESISDLFRNRFDYLSTP